The genomic window AGGACACACAGAATTAACATTAAGTCAAGTTTAATAACTTCATTCAACTGTAATAACTTCAAATTAAAAGATTATACAACACCCATTCAAGAGGCAAAAGCAAATATCAGAAATGTACCTGAAAGGCGATGCCTACGTTCCTCCCGTACTGAAAGGCTATTTCCTGTACCTCTGGGTCCGAGTTCACCAGAATAGATACCTTGAATGGAAAATGACAGCCAGTcaacacacaccttttcagttctgccctagGACTTCCTGGAAGTCTGTTATTATTGTGGAGATAGAACGTACATACTGCTTTACAACTGTTCGCTATAAGACTGGCAGTCTTCTTGAAGCTCTTCTCGAGGTAGTGCTTGAatctctcgctctcgttctccTTGGAGCCCAGCTGCATGAATTCCCCTGGAACATCAACAAATATGTTAGTGTGAACAGAGACAGTGTTTCCTATACGCTTTGGTAATCTTCAACGTTGATTACTCATTTCCCCTTACAAAATCAGAAGCGTTGCATTACAACAGTCTTAATTGTAACAGGGCGGGTAATGGTGATAAGCAAACAGAAAACTCAAAGTGTAGTTCTGGTAAAGTGTACAGTAACTGAAACAGCCAAGGAAACAGATAAAAATAAACTGTTTGAACTGAAACGGACTGCATATCTTGTGCAACGCAACAACAATACTGCGCAACATACTTGTTTGGGTCCTTACCTCGCACCAGATCCTCTATGACCTGAGACAGCACTGACACCACTGTGTTGTTGCCGATACGGGCCAGAGCCATGGAGGCTGCCGAGAGGATGAAATCTCCAGCTAAAATGGCCTGGGAGAGTTAAGCGAACACATGATTAATAAAACCAAACAGTCATACGATCTCACAACTAGGGTGTATTAGTTTATCATAAGACGCATTACAAACGTTGTTAGTCTTGCATTTTTTTCAAGACTACTTGGGCCATTTCATATGACCATTTCCCTCATTAACATGAACTGCATATGTTGTAGTTGAATAGCTTAGTGTAGTGTGTAATATGACACCATGACTGGCTACTCCTAACAGACAAAACCCAGGTCGGGGGACTCCGCTCACCTTTCGCTCCCCCCACACTTCGTTGATGGTGGTCTTCCCCCTCCGCTTGTCCGAGCCGTCGATGACATCATCGTGGACCAGGCTGGCGGTGTGGATCATTTCAGAGATCATAGCTATGGACCGCTGACCTGGGAGCAGAtctctacacagacagacagaactacatagTCACACCTATTGGTTCAATAGACAATCACTGATAAGGGCAGCCTGAATAAATACTTTTATGAAATGGTTATTGCAATGAAATAGCATGGGCATGACTCATTTCAACTGTAATAGCCTACATCCATCTCCGGCaatgaagtcataaacagcaatCATAGGGTACAGCCTATCTTACCTTTCTAAAAATGTGCATTCTCCCCAGTCACTTGTGCCAAGTGGTTCCTGGTGTGTGTGCTAGATAGATACATTTCATTAGCATAGTTTCTCACCCAAGTCTGCCTCCTGTACACCATTAGGCTACTTACTACCAGGTATGTATGTACCTAGTATCCATACTGCCTACCTAGTTAACTGCACTATACCCAGGATAATATCTTACCCGTCTCTGTTGCTGTGAATATTGCAAGCCCGGGCCATCAGCACCACTATCATTGGTCGGAAGGCCTTGCCCTTCCCGTCAAAGTAGTAGTCACATAAGGACTTCAGCTCTGATTTGGACACAAAAAGCTCCTGTGAAGAACAGAAAAATCACCTTTATTGGGGTTACGTTACTTTAAAAACCAGTCACAGTAGTCTGAACTGGGCAAAGAAGCTAAATGAGACGGAGTTAGAAGCATACGCCACTGTGACCATGATACATGATGACACCAAATCAGGCGACTTACCTTTTTAATATCATCATACAAATGGTTCAAGTCTTTTTGGGCTAGTGTGAACGGGTCCTTCAACTTGGCATCACTGTGTATCCTTTTGCAGCAGCAAGGCTTTTGTGTGGGGTAAAGCAACCTTGATTTGTGCctactgtaaaataaatatgcaCAAGTATATATAACAATTATcacatctatatacagtgccagtcaaaagtttggacgcagctactcattcaagggtttctttattgtagaataatagtgaagacttcaaaactatgaaataacacatatagaatcatggtagaagaccaagtccatattatgtcaagaacagctcaaataagcaaagagaaacgacggtccatcattactttaagacatgaaggtcagtcaatccggaaaatgtcaagaactttgaaagtttcttcaagtgcagtcacaaaaaccatcaagcgccatgatgaaactggctctcatgaggaccgccactggaaaggaagacccagttacctctgctgctgaggataagttcataagaataactgcacctcagattacagcccaaataaatgcttcagagttcaagtgatGGGTTCTGACTTCTAAACTTGAAATATTGTTAAAATCATCAGGTATCCTATGGAAATGAGGAGTGCCACAGTCTGCTTTCTACAGCAGAAGTTactggttatctgtaggaggaatgtatGTGGTGGAGtcaattaagcttggaatgtatTGAGTAAAGGAAAGGCAATCACATGGTTGCAGTCACTGATAAGGATGGAGagctgtggattagtgaggaatGGGGGCCGCGGTCAGGTTACATTGAGGGAGGAGGAACACTTTATTACCCACATCACTAAATATGTAATGTTTagagggaatatatatatatataaacacatctcaacatcaactgctcagagaCTTCGtaaattaggccttcatggtcaaattactgcaaagaaaccactactaaaggacaccaataagaagaagagccttgcttgggccaagaaacacaagcaatggacattagaccagtcaaaatctgtcctttagtctgatgattccaaatttgagatttttggtttcaaccgccgtgtctttgagacgcagagtaggtgaacggatgatttcccCTTATGTggctcccaccgtgaagcatggaggagatgtgatggtgcttAGCttctgacactgtctgtgatttatttaaaattcaaggcacacttaaccagcatggccaccccagcattctgcagcgatacaccatcccatctggtttgtgcttagttggactatcatttgttttaacaggacaatgactcaaaacacaaatccaggctgtgtatgggctatatgatcaagaaggagagtgatgagtgcgTCATCATATGACCTGGCTTCTACAATcaccccgacctcaacccaattgagatggcttgggatgagttggactgcagagtgaaggaaaagcagtcaacaagtgctcagcatatgtgggaactccttcaagactgttgaaaaacattcctcatgaagctggttgagagaatgctaagagtgggCAAAggtgccatcaaggcaaagggtggctactttgaagaatacatttattttatttgtttatcactttttggttactacatgattccatatgttccatttcatagttctgatgtcttcacgattactctacaatgtagaaaatagtccaaataaataaaaacccttgaataagtaggtgtccaaatgtttgagtggtactgtatatcataTTTCTCTATCTATATAAATTACTGCATATAATATTTCAATCTCAGACTCACCTTGTCAGAATATAGTTGCCTATTGAGGTTGTGTCTTCAGGCCTGGAGGATAGTCTCTGAAATAAATTAATGTCACATATGAATAACCTGAGCACAACAACTTAAGCATATGTAGCCAATCATTTAGTCAGGTGGGCATTTGACAACTTTTCCTCAAGTTACTTACATGATGTCATTGTGAGGTAGCCTAGTTTAGGTTATTCTAGGCTATGAACCACATACTCTTGACCAAGCAATGTAGGCTACCCACTGACAGTTCTGTCTAGTAACAACATGGTAGGATTGGGTGATATTTGGGGAGACCTCTATGATAAGCTACTCCAAATGTTGCAATATCCGATATAATCGTTTTGCTCCGTTAATGACTAGATAAATCCAGACTTTATTATATCGTAAATAAGCAAACAAACTGCAGTCGCGTTCTTATTAAATAATCTTAGTATGGCCCAAAAAAAACAAGGCTTAGGTCATTCACTTCATTTTCAACATATTTGATACAGTCTAACTTCTAAAACTGCACATTGTTTATTTGTGAATTTCAAATTGAGCAGggttattcaactcttaccctacgaggtccagaaccTGCTGGTTAtgtgttctacctgataattcattccacccacctggtgtcccaggtctaaatcagtccctggttaGATGGGAATGACGAAAAAACAAAGTGGAGCTGGCTGAGTTTGAGGGGAATAAAGTATAGTCTTCACCATGACGATATATCGTCAGTGTGAAATATCATGATATTATTAGATTTAATCATACATCGGCCAACAACCCAACAACCTAGTGTCCCTTCTGAAATAAAAGAGATAAGCCAGTGAGAAAAATCAAGTGCAAGGCTTGGTACAGTGTAGCCCTGCAATGACATTAATTGTCTTGACCTTTAGCTAAACTGAGAATGCATAACAAACCAGCAAGATATGGCTAGCTAGAAATCCAAACCATCTTGTCATATAGCAACAATCTTTACTGTAACTATATATACAAAACCAATGTCCTTCATAACATATATGTTTTTAGTTCGCTACAACAACTGGGATAAACTGGACTAAACTGGACTAAATCCCAATATAGCTACACCAGTCAAGCTACAACTCATTAATAAGATCAGCTTGCAGATTCTGTGTTATATACTGGTTGACCTTGATTGGGTTGACAGCACTCCCGCCCGGCGAAATCTTGGCACTGACACGGGCGCACGTTACCTACCTCCTTTCCCGAGCCAGCGACGGCCCCCGTTCCTCGCAAAGACAAAGCAGCAAACGTAGCAGACCTTCCATTAAAACCGCATATGGTTTCTAGTACACTTGTACTCGTAGCGCCTGTAGTCCACCTCCAACAGTGCCTCCACGGTATCGCCATGTTCCTCCACACATAGCTGGAAAATATTACACAATATGACGCCGGAAGCGGAAGAACTCAAATTACGTTGATTGACGTCATGACGTTTTAGAAATCAGGAAATATTCGACAGCAACAAACAATCCCTGTTTTGTTGTCTTGTAACCTGCTTTAGTAGAGAGTATGCCACTGTCTCACTGTAAAGTTAATGTCTTATGTGATAGTGATGGTCAGGTGCCGCAAAAAGAGGAATGCGCGAGATAGTTGAGAAACTTGATAGTCTCTTATGACATATGGATCTCATCAGAGAGTTAACTAATGGTGACGTTGTAGCCAGCAATCAGCTGTCAGTTTTGCTAGCTAGGTAATTTTGAGTTGCAATAATGGTTATTTACAGTGCCTCAAGCTATGTTCTTTTAGGTATGGCAAACCTAATCATCATGTCTGCATGTATGGACTATTGTGATACTATTGAAAACTGTCACGGTCCTGCTGACACTATGTCAGACCGACAACACTACATTCATGCTTTCAACTTCAACAAGAGTGTGGAGAAACACTTGCACGATTTGGACCACTTCAAACTATCGTGTAAAAAGCTATTAGGTAAATCCCTCAGAATTGCATTCTTTGTCAACCAAATGCCCAGTAAAGTTTTGACAGTTATTTGCATGATCAGACATATTTGTAAATAACTTTGTTTGACTTTTCTTGCAGAAGCCTTCCCCCTTGAC from Oncorhynchus mykiss isolate Arlee chromosome 15, USDA_OmykA_1.1, whole genome shotgun sequence includes these protein-coding regions:
- the LOC110489826 gene encoding decaprenyl-diphosphate synthase subunit 1 isoform X1, translating into MAIPWRHCWRWTTGATSTSVLETICGFNGRSATFAALSLRGTGAVAGSGKERLSSRPEDTTSIGNYILTSRHKSRLLYPTQKPCCCKRIHSDAKLKDPFTLAQKDLNHLYDDIKKELFVSKSELKSLCDYYFDGKGKAFRPMIVVLMARACNIHSNRDGDLLPGQRSIAMISEMIHTASLVHDDVIDGSDKRRGKTTINEVWGERKAILAGDFILSAASMALARIGNNTVVSVLSQVIEDLVRGEFMQLGSKENESERFKHYLEKSFKKTASLIANSCKAVSILVNSDPEVQEIAFQYGRNVGIAFQLVDDVLDFTACASQLGKPSATDLKLGLATGPVLFACQQFPELHAMIMRRFSTTGDVDRAWQYVLESDGVDQTNYLAQSYCREAIRQISLLRPSPERDALIRLTEMVLTRDK
- the LOC110489826 gene encoding decaprenyl-diphosphate synthase subunit 1 isoform X2; translation: MAIPWRHCWRWTTGATSTSVLETICGFNGRSATFAALSLRGTGAVAGSGKERLSSRPEDTTSIGNYILTSRHKSRLLYPTQKPCCCKRIHSDAKLKDPFTLAQKDLNHLYDDIKKELFVSKSELKSLCDYYFDGKGKAFRPMIVVLMARACNIHSNRDGDLLPGQRSIAMISEMIHTASLVHDDVIDGSDKRRGKTTINEVWGERKAILAGDFILSAASMALARIGNNTVVSVLSQVIEDLVRGEFMQLGSKENESERFKHYLEKSFKKTASLIANSCKAVSILVNSDPEVQEIAFQYGRNVGIAFQFPELHAMIMRRFSTTGDVDRAWQYVLESDGVDQTNYLAQSYCREAIRQISLLRPSPERDALIRLTEMVLTRDK
- the LOC110489826 gene encoding decaprenyl-diphosphate synthase subunit 1 isoform X3, which codes for MISEMIHTASLVHDDVIDGSDKRRGKTTINEVWGERKAILAGDFILSAASMALARIGNNTVVSVLSQVIEDLVRGEFMQLGSKENESERFKHYLEKSFKKTASLIANSCKAVSILVNSDPEVQEIAFQYGRNVGIAFQLVDDVLDFTACASQLGKPSATDLKLGLATGPVLFACQQFPELHAMIMRRFSTTGDVDRAWQYVLESDGVDQTNYLAQSYCREAIRQISLLRPSPERDALIRLTEMVLTRDK